In Papio anubis isolate 15944 chromosome 20, Panubis1.0, whole genome shotgun sequence, the genomic window GGCGCACGAGAGGCCCGTGCAATGCCGCCACGTCGTCGAGCGCCAAGCGCAGCGCTTCTTCCCGGCTCAAGCCGGCGAACGCGGCCGCCGCGTCCGACCACGTGTACGAAGCCAGCAGCAGCGCGCCCTCGCGCGGCGGCGGGTAGAAAATCATGCGCGACGGGCGGTCGGTGTTCGAGTGGCCGCCTTCAATGTGCTCCTCGCGCCAGAAGGGCCTGCGGAAGCTTAGAAACACTTTGGTGGCCGGCACGTAGTGCAGCCTCCGCAGCGCCTCCTGCATGTGGCGGGGCAGCGGCGGCGAGAAGGTGATGCGCTTCACCGCCGGTCCGCTCGCCGTCAGCAGCACCACGTCGGCCTTCAGCACCTTCAGATTCCGCGCCGGGGGTGAGGTATCGATCTGCACGTGCACATCGTGCGGCCCCTGGGTCATCGCCACGACGGGCGCGTTCAACAGCACGAGCCCGGACAGCGAGCTCAGCAGTGCGCGCGGCAGCAGGTCCCAGCCACCCACGATGCGGCTGTACCTGCAGGCGGGGCGGGGTTGGGGGGGGTGACCTGGGCTCTGCTGCCCTGCCCCTCCGCCTAGCCCCACCCACCCCGGCAGCTGGCCCCTGTGGGCACCGGCCCGCTCCCTAGTCATCCACCTCTCCCGACCCTGCCCGTCCCTGACATCCCGGAGGTCGCAGGAGTAGTGGATTGTGTGACCAGGGATCCCACCACTTCTTCTCCGCTAGACCGTGTCCTTTATCCGGGAACCATTAGCCCcactaccctcaagtaggccacGCCCTTCACAACAGCTCCGCCCCCAGACCCAGAGGCTCCGCCCACTCCCTGCTACTTGTCTTGATTGGCccccgcccgccccgcccctGCCCGCCAGCCCCGCCCCTCACTGGAGTCTGTCGCTGAGGCAGCTGTGGGCCCTGAGGGCCTCGGCGAAGCTGAGATAGAAGAAGCCATCCTCGGACATCACGTCTCCCAGAAGCTGCACGGCCGGCCGGCTCAGGTTCCCTTCCCCGAGGAGGTATTCCTGCAGGGTGGGCGCAGGCCGAGGTCAGGGCCCAGGCAGGCTGCACCCCCCAGAGAGCCCCTCTGCAGCCCGGCCTCTTGGTCCCATGACATGTCCTTGGACCGTAGGATCCGGTCCCTGTTCTCTGACAGatgagggaaactgaggtccagagagggggCGTGTCCAGCCCCTGGGTCAGGCAGGAAGGTGGTGGCAGGACTAGGGTCCCAGGTACCCGCATTCTGACTCTCTGGGGAAGGCCTCATGGTCACACTCTCTGCCCTGCCTCTCAGCAGAACCAAGGGCCCCATTTACCAAGAGCGTGTGCCTTTCAAATTTTTTCATCGCCTTTCTGCAGCCCAGTGCCTTGAGGTCTTTGAGAGCCTGTTGTGGAAGAAGCAGACATGGTGCTGAGCTGCCTGGGCAGCCAGGGTGGAGGCTGGGCCTGGAGCCCACACCCGGCTTCTCCTGGTGGTTCTGCCCACGGCTGGCCATTCACCGCTCTCAAGCCCCTGGGCTTCTGCCCACACCGTGCCCTCCGCCTTGCCCTCCATGGCAACTCAGATGCCACCACTCCTCCGATCTTCCTGAACTGTTCACGCTGCCTCACCCCCCGCATTCggcaggccaggctggtcacggCTCCTCCCGGTTGGGTGTTATTTTGCCTGTTTCTGAGCCAGCCAGCCTGTGAGCTCCATGGAGGCAGGGATGTGGGCAGCTggagaggaggctgggagaggaTCCCAGGCGTGCTGTGTCCTCCCGGGGCTCAGTGATTATTTGTTGCCTGAATCACTGTGGCCACGGACAGAAGCTGGTCCCCTGGGTCACTGGTCAGCGCTGACAGGGCATGATGGCTGAGAAGTTTACCTACCGTCTGTCCCCTGCCCACAGCCCTCCTGTGGCTCCCCAGTGCCTGGGGCCACAGGGTCCTTGCCCCTCAGCCTCATGTTCAAGGCCCCTGCTAGCCcctcaatgtctttttttttctttttttgagatggagtgtcgctctgttgcctaggttggagtgcaggggcgccatctcggctcactgcaagctctgcctcccaggttcaagagattctcccacctcagcctcccaagtagctgggattacaggtgcccaccaccacacctggttaatttttgcatttttagtagagacggggtttcaccatattggccaggctggtctcgaactcctgacctcaagtgatctgcccacctcagcctcccaaagtgctgggattccaggcatgagccaccgcgtctggcctcaGTCCATGTCTTTTATGGCAGCTCCGGTTCTGTGGGCAGTGTCCAGTGTCCAGACCACCCGCCCTCAGGGCTCTCCCACCTGTACGTCTGGCACCTATTTTTTCCCTGCCTGTCTTTGCGTGGCACACGAGTGCCTGTCCTTCAGCTCTTTGTTCAAGTCTCATCCCCTCCGAGAAGCCTCGCTGCCCCTGTCTAATTTCAGGCCTCTTCTTGGTCTACCTGGCTTCCCCCTTCTGGCCAGGACCTCAGAGAGAAAGCGGTGCCCCTTCACTCACTCACGCATCTTGCATCTCCCAGGCTCGCAAACCAGTCAGTGTCAAGGCATAGAAATGACCTGGTCTAGAAGGGCAGATGGGCAAGTGGGCTCTGacctgggtggggaggggataTTGGGTGTGGGAAGCCCCTCCCTAAAGgtatcagggaaggcttcctggaggaggggacaATGGAGCTGGTTCTTGAGGGCTGCGCAGGAGTTCCTGTGTGGGGAAGGGAAAGGCATTTTGGGCAAGGGAGGGCGATGCACAGGTATAGTGAGTGTGAGGAACACAGAGCTGGGGGCATGTGGACCACCATGAGGACAAAAATTCCTtacaggggccgggcgcggtggctcaagcctgtaatcccagcactttgggaggccgagacgggcggatcacgaggtcaggagatcgagaccatcctggctaacagggtgaaaccccgtctctattaagaaatacaaaaaactagccgggcgaggtggcgggcgcctgtagtcccagctactcgggaggctgaggccggagaatgccgtgaacccgggaggcggagcttgcagtgagctgagatccggccactgcactccagcctgggtgacagagcgagactccgtctcaaaaaaaaaaaaaaaaaaaaaaattccttacaGGAGAAAAGAGCATGAGGCTAGAGGGGTGCAGAAGGGAAGGCCAGTCAGGGCTCAAAGCTGAGCCCGAAAAGATCAGACTTTGTCCAGGAGGCAGCGGGGAGCCACCAGGGGCTGTGAGCGGCATCACTCTGGGTGTGTGGGAAGACACTTCTGGTACCAGGTTGGGGAGACTGGAGCCTGGGCAGCTGGagaagaggctgggggagggtccagggcagaggaggaggcctgagctggggtgggcagaggggAGCAGGGCACAAGCATcagggggcaggggtgggcaCTGATGGTGGGGGAGGTGGGCGAGGAGGAGGTCAGGAGGAGGATGGCTCCTGGGGGTCTGCCCGTGACTGCGGGATGGTGGGGCCATCGTGAGATGGGGGCACCGGGAAGAGGAATGGGTTTAGGGGAAGGTTCTGAGCCCAGTGGAGCTAGAGGGTCCTGGGGAGGGACACAGGCCAGGGTCTCGAGAGGCAGATGTCTCCATCAGCCCGTGGATCTATGTTTAAGCCAGAGGTGGAGACTGGAGAGGTTGTCCAGGACAGTGTGTGGGTGAAAGGGGAAGAGGCCAAAAGCTGATGCAGCTTTGGGGTCAGCAGTGTTTATGGGGAAGCTAAAGAACAGAGTTGGGGCCGggggcagtggttcacgcctgtaatcccagcactttgggaggccgaggcaggtggatcacgaggtcaggagttcaagatcagcctggccaagatggtgaaaccccatctctattaaaaatacaaaaattagctgggcgtggtggcgggcgcctgtaatcccagctactcgggaggctgaagcagagaattgcttgaacctgggagacagaggttgcagtgagctgaaatggcgccactgcactccagcctgggcgacacagtaagactccgtctcaaaaagaaaaaaggagggggggAGTTGGGAGGTGGCTCATATGCGTAGAAGCCCCTGGGATGGCCCATTCTCACTCTCAGATTGCAGTGAGTAGGTCAGTGGTTAGACCTCAGGGCACACATTCCCTGGTAGAATTTCCATCTCCATCAACAGGTGCCCCACCCCATGGCAGGGGACCCAAGGGatgacagagagaagaaaagccaGGCCAGGGAGCGCACTGGGGCAAGCTTAGGAGAAGGACAGAGAAGTCAGGGCGGGAGGAGGGTACAGGCGGTGCCCACCTGGTTGAGAGCCATCTGGTAGATGTCTTCGGGCGACTGGCCCTTTTCCTGGGGGCGTAGGGCGTAGCCCAGCTTCTCGGGTACCTTCTCCACCACGTAGTTGCGCAGCTTCACTTCGTGCACCTCCGTCCATGTGTTCTTGTCGTACTGGGTGAACTTGGTCAGGTTGAGTCCCAGGCCCTGGCAGAGCTTATGGAGGATCCTGATTGAGGGAGTGGGTGAGTGAGGGCTGGGCTCCGGTGGAGGTAACCCGGTCCCTAGTGGGACTTGGagaagggaggtgggaggggagagtAGCTGGGGACCAGCATGAGGCTGGGGGGTTGGGCTAGATTTAGGGTGATCAATGCTGAGGGATGGGAATGAAATGGGGACCAGGATTAGGATTGAGTTAGGAATGGGAATAGAGCCCAGCTTAGAATCGGGAAGGGGGACAGAATTTGGGTTGGATGGGGGTTTGAGATGAAGAAGGAGCCTGGGGCTGGAGTGCCTGAGGGTGTGGGGCCGGTGGAGCTGCAGGCCTGGAGGGGCCAGCAGAGGAGCTGGCTTTTGCACCAGGCAGGGCTAGCTGGGGGTCTGGTTGGACTAGGTGGCCCGAGCATTGCCAGAGGCCCAGTGCTGGCGCTGGAGGCAAGACTAAGATGGGGATTAGGCGAAGGATGCCTGCTGTGGCATGGGCATGGAGCTGGGGGGCTGGCTGAGTCTAGGCACACAGGTGGGTGGGTTGCCAGGTCACCTGTGAGAGCTGGGCATGCGCATGGCTCCCAGCTCCCCAATCCAGCCCGTGTTCTGGTCCCGGTAGGTGAAGATGCGGCCCCCGATCCTGTTATCTGCCTCCAGGATGGTGACCTGAGGGAGGCGGTGGGGCGAGGAGGGCCCTTCAGGTCCACCCACTGACCattccctgccccctcccaccccgTGCCAGCCCCCTGCCTTCTTCCGTCCCCACAGTGGCACAGGAGACTAGGAGAGGGTCCCCTTCTGTATGGGAGGTGGGGGAACAGAACCAAGTGGGCAGTTCTAGAGTGCAGCAGGAAGGCCGCCGGCTAGACTGCAAAGGGACTTCCCAGCTCGGGGAGTTGGGAGATAACCCATATGCACAGAAGCCCCTGGGATGGCCCATTCTCATTCTTGGATTTCAGTGAGTAGGTCCGTGGTTAGACCTCAGGGCACACATCCCCTTAGTGGAGTTTCCTCTCCACCAACAGGCGCCCCACCCCGGGACAGGAGCTTTGAGCCAGTGAGACTCCCCTCTGGGATGAAAAACGTGGGACAGGAAAGTCTAGGGCCTCTCAGTGCAGACACGTGACAACAGGGGGCTTGGGCCTCACCCTCAGACCACGGGGAAAGGTAGCCTCTCCCTccacatccccacccccaccctctcaAGCAGGAACGGGGCCAGGTCCCTCTGCCCAGGGACTCCAGCCTACAGCAGGAGGGACTCCAGGTAGACTGCAAGCAGTGCTTCCCACCTTATGTCCGGCATCACTGAGCATCTTGGCAGCCACCAGCCCGGCCACACCAGCGCCGACCACAATcaccctctggggcttcagggtcCGATTGAGCCCCCAGGTCACCACCTCGAGCAGCTGCTCATAGTCAGGATCCTGCATGCATTTCTCGAAGGGGTCCTGGCTGCGTTCAGCCTTCCAGTCCCGGGAGGCCGCAAGGCTGAGAAGGATGGGGACGAGGACGAGGAGGcgcagggctgggaggaggaggacagggtCAACGGGTACGTGGCAGGTTGGGGGAGAGGGGTTCTACTCACTTGTCCCAGAGTCCCCTCCCCTGCTTACTCACCCAACGGGGCCATGACTCTCGGTGGGAGATGGCGTCTGGggtggaggagaagggagggctATTGTGgctgaggcctgtgactgctggagCCTGACTCTGTCTCCCATGGGCTGCCTAGCTGCTGGAGTCAGCCCTCCCCCAATCACTGCCCTCTTCTCTGGACCTGTGTCCCCCAACCCCATTCTTTCAGAGTCCCCTGGACTGTCCATGCCTCCCTCCTCACCGGTCTCTACCTCTGCCACAGCTCTCTCGggttcctgtctctttctcttcttttccctctttcttttttcttttctttctttctttctttcttttttttttttttaacagtctttctctgtcatccaggctggagtgcagtggtacgatcttggctcactgcaacctccgcctcccaggttcaagcaatcctcccacttcagcctcccaagtagctgggattacagacacccataaccacacctggctaatttttgtatttttagtagagatggggttttgccacattggccaggctggtctcgaactcctgatctcaggtgatccacccacctcggcctcccaaagtgctggggttccgggcgtgagccattgcgcccattTTCCCTCTTCCTCATCTCCCCCACTCGTTTCTCAGTCCCTGTTTCTGTGGGTCCTGTCTCTCTGTCCCCCCACCACTGGCCGTGTCGCTACCTTCAGCTCTCGGTGACAGCAGGACGGCGCGGTCCTCTCCACCGCCCTTCACTGTGTCTGCTGAGGCCCTTTCTCTCCCCTTAAACTGGAAGAGCCCCGCCCACCCCTCCTTTTGGGAAACGCCGAGGGAAATGAAACTGGTTTCCTGGAGCTGCTCTGGTCAAATGCTCAGAGTTTAGTTGAGATTGGAGAAAGGGGGTCAGAGGAAGTTAATCagtctattttcttccttttgccccAGATAGTTCTGGGGTGGTTTGGAGGCCAGAAATAGATGCTCAGGTAACCGTGTCAACAACGGGAATCCCCCTCGGCCTGCCCCTGTCCCTCATCACTGGGCCCCTTGTTTCTATCCTCCCCTGCgctctctctgcctccttgaTTCCCACGGCATGGGGACAGAGTGGGTATGGGTCCCTGGGCCAGGCCCATTTTCCCCTCCAAGTCCCTCTTCGTCAGGTGTCGCCAAGTCCTGCAGGGTTCCCCATGGTTCTGCTTCCCTCTCCACTTGCCACCCAGAGCCTCAGTCTCCCCCTCTGTCAAATGGGCGTAGCAGTGGGGCTGGCAGCCGTGAGCTCTGAGCCCGCCCTCCCCTTTGTGGCTCCCATCCACAGCTGTTAAATGGGGACGTCCCAGTGTTTTAGGATCAAGTGAGTGAATCCAGGTTAAGCTCTGTGGCCGGAACCTGGGGCAGTACTGGAAGCTGCTCCTTTGGAAATGCCAGCTGCTGTGGCCGCAGGGGCACTGGGGGGTTCTGTGAGTGGCCACCCGCCAGAGGGAAGTGCCCAGGCTTCACCCATCCCTGCCTTGAGAACCACCTCGGTGCTCAGGGCAGGGAGTGGGGCGGCACCTTGAAGTGGGTGGGGTGGAGAAACAATAGCAGGGACTTTccttggggtgggggagagggagccAGGGGCTCAGTGAGGAGAAAAACCAGAGGGAGGCAGATTCTCTGCAGCAAGGggtcaggtgggggtgggggggcattACCAAGAAGGAAGATGGGAAACTCCAGCGGTAAATCAAAGAGGGATGCGGTTTATGGCCGGGAGGGGCTGGGGGGTGAATGTGAGTAAGAAGGCATATGATGCAGGGGCGGGAGGCTGTGGCAAAGGGAAATGATCAAAGAGCTGGACGGTTCAGGGACCGAAAGAGCTTGGGTCAGCAAAAATAGTGACAAGGGccggcggtggctcacgcccataatcccagcactttggaaggttgaggcaggcggatcacctgatgtcaggagttcaagaccagcttggccaacgtggtggaaactggtcgctactaaaaatataaaaattagctgggcgtggtggcatatgcctatagtcccaactactctggaagttgaggcaggagaattgcttgaacctaggaggcagaggttgcagtgagttgagatcgcgccattgcactccagcctgggtgacagaatgagactccctctcaaaacaaacaaacaaaaaaacaatagtgacgagggctgggcgcagtggctcactcctgtaatcctagcactttgggaggctgaggtgggaggattgcttgagcccagggacttgagaccagcctggccaagatggcgaaaccctttctctaaaaaagaaaaaaaatagtaacaaaaatgtTCCCATGGCTATCACCTGCTTGGAGGCCGCCTGGTGCTCAGGGCTTTGCACCCATCGTAACCCTCTGAAATGCCACATTTGAGGGCCAGGTATTAGCTCCTgcggcaatcccagcactttgggaggctggtgaggcccggatcacttgaggtcaggttcaataccagcctggccaacatgatgaaaccctgtctctgccaaaaatataaaaattagcctgggctgaggtggtgcgcctgtaatcccagctactgggctgaggcgggagaatcgcttgaacccaggaggtggaggttgcagtgagtcaggaattgcaccgctgcactcagcctgggggacaggccgagactccgtctcaaagcaagaaacaaaacaaacaaacaaaaacaatgcctgcattttttttttttttttgagatggagtctcgctctgtcccccaggctggagtgcagcggtgcaatcttgacAACCCACCTCCCTGAGATAGCGACCTCAGCTGGGAACCCCTGGCGTCCCGCCCTCCCTCCTGTGAGCCACAGTGAtacagtggagatggggtttcactgtgttagccaggatggtcttgatctcctgaccttgtgatcctcctgcctcagcctcccaaagtgctgggattacaggcgtgagccaccacccccagcccaatGCCTGCATTTGATAgttgaggaaaccgaggcttggAGATGGCgagagggtggggcaggaggaccCTGGGGTACAGAGAGGGAAAAGGCTTGGCCTAGGTCTCAGAGCTTCATTCACAGTAACATGTCGAGTATGAATGCAGCGGGATTGGGGCCTTATTCACCTGTGCCTCGGCCTGGGTCCCACAGCGGGGAATGGCAGTGCTGACATTCCTCACCAGGTCGGGCGGACCCCAGGTCCCCGGCCCCTGCCCAGCAGCTTGTTCAGTCCTACAGCCACATAACAGTGGAAAGGACCATGGAAAGGGGTGGAGGCCCACAGCCCACTGCCTCCTAGGACATGTCCCAGGAGTTTTTGGGTTTCCAGAGTGGGTGGGCTCCGGCACCAAGCCCCTTGTCCTTATCACACAGGGTTGTTGCACACAGCTCCTCTGGTTCTGGGCGTATGTGCAGCTCACCTTGGTGgacttctggtttttttttttttttttttaagagacaaggtctcactgtcactcaggctagagcacagtggcacaatcacggctcactgcagcctcaacctcccgggctcaagcaatcctcccacctcagcctccctagtagctgggactacagaactgcaccaccacacctggctaaatttctgtactgtttgtagagatggggtttcattatgctgcccaggctggtcttgaacggctgggcttaagcgatcctccagcctcagtctctggaggagctgggaccacaggtgcataccaccatgcaccgctatttttttgtactttttcgtATAGacggggcctcactatgttgcccaggctggtctcaaactcctgggctcaggtgatccacgtgccttggcctcccagagtgctgagattacaagcatgagccactatgcctggtcccCTTGAGCTTTTTTGTGCATTTCACATCATCTTCATTCAGCATGTATTGCTtttgtaattaaagaaaaaaaaaatcccaattaaTGTGAGTTTGAAGCAATACATCAGACAGGCCAGGTGCCCCAAGTGAAGAGCGGAGGGTGCAAGTCAGCTGGCTCAGGACTGATGCCTTTCCAGaatgctctgtagcccaggctggagtgccgtggcgcgatctcagctcactgcaacctccaccttccgggttcaaatgattctcctgcctcaacctcctgagtagctgggattacaggcgtgcacaccaccacgcccagctaatttttgtatttttagtagagacaggggtttctccatgttggacaggctggtctcaaagtcctgacctcaggtgatctgcccacctgggcctcccaaagtgctgggattacaagtgtgagccaccatgcccagcctccagaatcatttCTGATACTACTAAGGAAATTGATGTTCAGGTTAAATTAGGTTTAGGGATAAGGGTGGAATTAGGGAAAAGCGGTTTGGATAGGTGAGTGGGggacaggagggaggggaggggcaggtggaGGAAGCAGATGGGGATGGGAGGAAAGGCCCGGTCAAGTATCTGTTGACTTCAGCTGGtttggggatattctgtttttttaaatggagttgcTAGAAAACAAGATTAATCCTCCCAGACAATGGTCTTCGGTGGGGCAAATCCTACCTTATTTGGTTGACTTCTAGAACCACAATGATGGTTTCAGTGGGGTTTAGGTCATATCTATACAGCAGCCAGACACCTGGCCCTGGCCCCACGGGGCGGGCCTCGCGGCCCATCAGGGCAGATGGTTTTGATGAGGACTGCACAGATGTGCTGGGGACCAGGCCCCTGCCTTACGTATATATGCATTCCCTTCTCTGAGTCTGTCCAAAGACCCTAAGTGGTCAGTATTAAAActcactggccaggtgcggtggctcacacctgtaatcccagcactttgggaggctgaggtgggcgggcagatcacaaaatcaggagttcgagaccagcctggccaacatggtgaaaccccatctctactaaaaatacaaaaaaattagtcgggcgtggtggcgggcgtctgtaatcccagctactcaggaggctgaggcaggagaatggagtgaacctgggaggcggagcttgcagtgagccgagaccacgccattgccctccagcctgggtgacagagcgagactctgtctcaaaaacaaaaacaaaaacaaaaaaaacccacaaaactttCACCAAGGCTTGGGTGGGCAGGGCCTGGCCAGGGGATGACCTGGGACCTGGGTGGGAGTCAGGGGGTCCAGGCCCAGATCGGGGAAGGGACTCAGGGATCGGAGAACAGAATTAGTGAGTCCCCCGATCTTTGGCCTGACCCCAGGACAGGGGCCCCCTTCCCATAGAACCCTCCTTCCTGTTTCCAGAACATCCCAGGGCCCCAGGTGGGGGCACTCACTGCATGGCTGGCTCTGGGGGGCTCTCTCAGCACCCATGGCCTTTCTCGTTAGCCCAGGACAGAAGTCATCGTTGGGCGTGTGCGGAACCAAGGTGAACGATGGTGGCTTTGTCCTGATGCCCTTGTTAGGTCAGAGATGCCAGGTTCCTGGTGTTGGGGTCAGAGCAGTTGGGAGGCTGTGAAAGGCAGGTCCCCCTTTCTCAGAAGTGTTTTATTATGGAAACTTTCAAACATCTAAAACCAGAGTGAGCAGAGGATGAACCCAGGTGAATTCATGGCTTCACACAGCCTTTGTTTCATTcacatcctctccctcccctcactggatttattttattttattattattattttattttatttatttttttttgagacggagtcttgctctgtcgcccaggctggagtgcagtggccggatctcagctcactgcaagctccacctcctgggtttacgccattctcctgcctcagcctcccgagtagctgggactacaggcgcccgccacctcacccggctaagtttttgtattttttagtagagacggggtttcaccgtgtcagccaggatggtctcgatctcctgacctcgtgatccgcccatctcggcctcccaaagtgctgggattacaggcttgagccaccgcgcccagccactggATTTATTTTAGAGCAAATCCCAGACACCATattgtctttttatcttttgaaactgagtctcattctgtcacccaggccagagtgcagtggcgcaatctcagctcaccgcaacctccacctcccaggttcaagccattctcctgcctcagcctcccgaggagctgggattacaggcacaggtcactacgcccggctaatttttgtatttttagtagcgatggggtttcaccatgttggctggggtggtctcgaactcctgtccttgGGTGAtccctcccgtctcggcctcccaaagtgcagggattacaaggctgagccactgcgcctgaccatgttttgctttttaaaaactacaatatcggctgggtgcagtggctcatgcctgtaatcccagcactttgggaggccgaggcaggctgatcacgaggtcaggagatcgagaccatcctggctaacacggtgaaaccccatctctacaaaaatacaaaaaaattagctgggcgcggtggcgggtgcctgtagtcccagctactcaggaggctgaggcaggagaatggcatgaacccgggaggtggagcttgcagtgagacaagatcgcaccactgcactccagcctgggtaacagagtgagactccacctcaaaaacaaacaaacaaacaaa contains:
- the IL4I1 gene encoding L-amino-acid oxidase isoform X2 encodes the protein MGAERAPQSQPCTLRLLVLVPILLSLAASRDWKAERSQDPFEKCMQDPDYEQLLEVVTWGLNRTLKPQRVIVVGAGVAGLVAAKMLSDAGHKVTILEADNRIGGRIFTYRDQNTGWIGELGAMRMPSSHRILHKLCQGLGLNLTKFTQYDKNTWTEVHEVKLRNYVVEKVPEKLGYALRPQEKGQSPEDIYQMALNQALKDLKALGCRKAMKKFERHTLLEYLLGEGNLSRPAVQLLGDVMSEDGFFYLSFAEALRAHSCLSDRLQYSRIVGGWDLLPRALLSSLSGLVLLNAPVVAMTQGPHDVHVQIDTSPPARNLKVLKADVVLLTASGPAVKRITFSPPLPRHMQEALRRLHYVPATKVFLSFRRPFWREEHIEGGHSNTDRPSRMIFYPPPREGALLLASYTWSDAAAAFAGLSREEALRLALDDVAALHGPLVRQLWDGTGVVKRWAEDPHSQGGFVVQPPALWQTEKDYWRVPYGRIYFAGEHTAYPHGWVETAVKSALRAAIKINSRKGPASDTASPTGHESDTEGQGHVHGVAGSPSHDLAKEEGSHPAAQGQLSLQHMTHTRTLY
- the IL4I1 gene encoding L-amino-acid oxidase isoform X1; the encoded protein is MQRHLPPRVMAPLALRLLVLVPILLSLAASRDWKAERSQDPFEKCMQDPDYEQLLEVVTWGLNRTLKPQRVIVVGAGVAGLVAAKMLSDAGHKVTILEADNRIGGRIFTYRDQNTGWIGELGAMRMPSSHRILHKLCQGLGLNLTKFTQYDKNTWTEVHEVKLRNYVVEKVPEKLGYALRPQEKGQSPEDIYQMALNQALKDLKALGCRKAMKKFERHTLLEYLLGEGNLSRPAVQLLGDVMSEDGFFYLSFAEALRAHSCLSDRLQYSRIVGGWDLLPRALLSSLSGLVLLNAPVVAMTQGPHDVHVQIDTSPPARNLKVLKADVVLLTASGPAVKRITFSPPLPRHMQEALRRLHYVPATKVFLSFRRPFWREEHIEGGHSNTDRPSRMIFYPPPREGALLLASYTWSDAAAAFAGLSREEALRLALDDVAALHGPLVRQLWDGTGVVKRWAEDPHSQGGFVVQPPALWQTEKDYWRVPYGRIYFAGEHTAYPHGWVETAVKSALRAAIKINSRKGPASDTASPTGHESDTEGQGHVHGVAGSPSHDLAKEEGSHPAAQGQLSLQHMTHTRTLY
- the IL4I1 gene encoding L-amino-acid oxidase isoform X3, whose protein sequence is MAPLALRLLVLVPILLSLAASRDWKAERSQDPFEKCMQDPDYEQLLEVVTWGLNRTLKPQRVIVVGAGVAGLVAAKMLSDAGHKVTILEADNRIGGRIFTYRDQNTGWIGELGAMRMPSSHRILHKLCQGLGLNLTKFTQYDKNTWTEVHEVKLRNYVVEKVPEKLGYALRPQEKGQSPEDIYQMALNQALKDLKALGCRKAMKKFERHTLLEYLLGEGNLSRPAVQLLGDVMSEDGFFYLSFAEALRAHSCLSDRLQYSRIVGGWDLLPRALLSSLSGLVLLNAPVVAMTQGPHDVHVQIDTSPPARNLKVLKADVVLLTASGPAVKRITFSPPLPRHMQEALRRLHYVPATKVFLSFRRPFWREEHIEGGHSNTDRPSRMIFYPPPREGALLLASYTWSDAAAAFAGLSREEALRLALDDVAALHGPLVRQLWDGTGVVKRWAEDPHSQGGFVVQPPALWQTEKDYWRVPYGRIYFAGEHTAYPHGWVETAVKSALRAAIKINSRKGPASDTASPTGHESDTEGQGHVHGVAGSPSHDLAKEEGSHPAAQGQLSLQHMTHTRTLY